Proteins encoded together in one Desulfovibrio sp. UCD-KL4C window:
- a CDS encoding bifunctional 2-polyprenyl-6-hydroxyphenol methylase/3-demethylubiquinol 3-O-methyltransferase UbiG, with amino-acid sequence MAFESRDYAKYWEDKGALKNFSTPVKFDELKKYVSRDAAVLDVGCGYGRVMEILLDEGFINIKGVEPSVALRQRHADAGGKFDIRPLENGIIPYKDGSVDAVLLVAVLTCIPENKGQDQLVSEINRVLKPGGVLYINDFLLNTDERNIERYNLFLKQYGTYGVFEIEGRGVLRHFADERIKQLLGSFEELEHEKVVYTTMNGNRSNGFYYIGRK; translated from the coding sequence ATCAAGGGATTACGCAAAATATTGGGAAGATAAAGGAGCGTTAAAAAACTTTTCTACACCTGTTAAATTTGATGAACTAAAGAAATATGTTTCAAGAGATGCGGCTGTATTGGACGTTGGATGCGGATACGGGCGTGTAATGGAAATTCTTTTAGATGAAGGTTTTATAAATATAAAAGGTGTTGAGCCTTCTGTCGCCTTGCGTCAAAGACATGCTGATGCGGGTGGAAAGTTTGACATTAGGCCTTTAGAAAATGGAATAATTCCTTATAAAGATGGATCAGTTGACGCAGTCCTTCTCGTTGCTGTCCTCACCTGCATACCGGAAAATAAAGGTCAGGATCAGCTTGTTAGCGAAATTAACCGCGTGTTGAAACCGGGCGGAGTTCTGTATATTAATGATTTTTTACTCAATACAGATGAGCGTAATATTGAGAGGTATAACCTATTTCTAAAGCAGTACGGAACATACGGAGTCTTTGAAATTGAGGGCAGAGGAGTCCTGCGTCATTTTGCAGACGAGCGTATTAAACAACTGCTAGGTTCATTTGAAGAACTTGAGCATGAAAAGGTTGTTTATACTACAATGAACGGTAATCGTTCCAACGGATTTTATTACATAGGGCGTAAATAG
- the malQ gene encoding 4-alpha-glucanotransferase — protein sequence MKRSSGILLHFTSLPSRFGVGDIGPEAYEFADFLAEAGQRFWQVLPITPTASELCNSPYSGFSAFAANPLLISPELMVQYGLLDNEEINNFAIPDSDKVDFNASTRAKETLLRLAFSRVANNLLDDHVFTQFLFDNMHWINDFALFTALKLHLNGEKWTNWPEDIRDRTEESLRYWGELLEQEILFVKFSQWIFFRQWGQLRDHLDEIGVELIGDIPIYVTHDSSDVWANRRIFKLDENGNPYCVAGVPPDYFSETGQLWGNPVYNWEVLQQDGFGWWASRLKHNLGLYNWARLDHFRGFSAYWEVPAEAKSAVEGYWVQAPGHKLFEMVTCGTGCLRIIAEDLGHITQDVAYLRDRFQFPGMSILQFSFGEDIGICGDALHNHTRNSVVYTGTHDNNTNRGWFNNDADGVSRKNMLSYLGHDWIDESKISWELIRLLMSSVACLCIFQVQDLLNLDGKARMNIPGEADGNWGWKLVPGQLTQLIRERLGEMTELFGRTSRID from the coding sequence ATGAAACGTTCCAGCGGAATACTTCTACATTTCACATCATTACCGTCAAGATTCGGAGTCGGAGATATCGGCCCGGAAGCTTATGAATTTGCAGACTTTCTGGCTGAAGCAGGACAGAGGTTTTGGCAGGTTCTGCCCATAACTCCTACAGCGAGTGAACTTTGCAACTCACCTTATTCAGGATTTTCAGCATTTGCCGCCAATCCGCTGCTGATAAGTCCAGAACTTATGGTCCAATACGGATTGCTTGATAATGAAGAAATAAATAATTTTGCTATTCCAGATTCAGATAAAGTTGATTTTAATGCGTCGACCCGTGCAAAAGAAACCCTTCTCCGTTTAGCCTTCTCGCGCGTTGCCAATAATTTACTTGATGACCATGTCTTTACCCAGTTTTTATTCGACAACATGCACTGGATTAATGATTTTGCGCTGTTTACTGCTCTTAAACTGCATTTAAACGGAGAAAAATGGACGAACTGGCCTGAGGACATAAGAGATCGTACAGAAGAAAGCCTGCGCTATTGGGGAGAATTGCTGGAACAGGAAATATTATTTGTTAAATTTAGCCAATGGATTTTTTTCCGGCAATGGGGACAACTTCGCGATCACCTTGATGAAATCGGTGTCGAACTCATCGGCGACATACCCATCTACGTCACTCACGACAGCTCTGATGTCTGGGCTAATAGAAGAATTTTCAAACTCGATGAAAACGGCAATCCATATTGCGTGGCAGGAGTTCCGCCTGATTACTTCAGTGAAACAGGCCAACTATGGGGAAATCCGGTTTATAACTGGGAAGTTCTTCAGCAGGATGGATTCGGCTGGTGGGCCAGCAGGCTTAAACATAATTTAGGATTATATAACTGGGCCAGACTTGATCATTTTAGAGGGTTTTCAGCATACTGGGAAGTTCCAGCCGAAGCAAAATCCGCTGTTGAAGGATACTGGGTTCAGGCTCCAGGGCATAAACTTTTTGAAATGGTTACCTGCGGAACGGGTTGCCTACGTATTATCGCTGAAGATTTAGGTCATATTACACAGGATGTTGCGTACCTTAGAGACCGCTTTCAATTTCCTGGCATGAGTATTCTTCAATTTTCTTTCGGAGAAGACATCGGTATATGCGGTGATGCTCTTCACAATCATACGCGAAATTCAGTCGTATACACCGGTACGCATGACAATAACACCAACCGTGGATGGTTCAATAATGATGCGGATGGAGTAAGCCGCAAAAACATGTTGTCGTATCTAGGACATGACTGGATAGACGAATCTAAAATTTCTTGGGAGCTGATCAGGCTTTTGATGTCCAGTGTAGCCTGCCTGTGTATTTTTCAGGTTCAGGATTTACTTAATCTTGACGGAAAAGCACGCATGAACATCCCTGGTGAAGCAGACGGCAACTGGGGCTGGAAACTTGTTCCAGGACAGCTCACACAACTAATACGTGAGCGTCTGGGAGAAATGACAGAGCTTTTTGGACGCACCAGCAGAATTGATTAA
- a CDS encoding alpha-amylase family glycosyl hydrolase, with translation MTKKHFGARFDENGDCMFRLFAPHIPKVEINFNNDPDHKFKMDQADYGFHELTLKNITPNTSYSFLLDESKKIPDPASLWQPEGINSYSTVFDHHKFDWEGDNFSGLPISEMIIYEAHVGTFTKEGTIRGLMSKLDHLVELGINTLELLPVAQFAGHRGWGNKTIFPYAVHNNYGTPDELKALVRASHERGIAVILVVEFCQHNIVKNLSSAFDYFFCDIHTTTQGKAINFDEQYSFGVREFYIQCALSWLRDFHIDGLRINNAETIYDQSPMHFLEEVSTRIRNFEKANNRKCVLIINDQHNSTRSIQPIDKGGYGFDALWDEDFHHALHYRITGDINGIFRDYKYPEKMVSAMQYGFAYRGEFSDYRKRIHGCNNQQFSGSNLIIYSQNHEQTICTGQECRTIRKEGFEAAKLSAGVVLLSPYTPLLFMGEEYGETAPFNYFSDHSTAPSLNKTLSKHYQNLEFSLKKQFDHNEASSFTASQLDWNKKDSEQGTAMLKFYKKMLLLRKEHPALKEPCHNRCQVQEIKQGVILMLRNPSTSDERYAVVIFNFNKIAISEKLESYLPAGPWTLKLYSGARSFEGHGVPLDKILSPAKPLELAAQSFALYFHTPVNI, from the coding sequence ATGACAAAAAAACACTTCGGAGCACGGTTTGATGAAAATGGTGATTGCATGTTCAGACTATTTGCACCTCATATCCCAAAGGTTGAAATTAATTTTAATAATGACCCTGATCATAAATTTAAGATGGATCAAGCCGACTATGGTTTTCACGAATTAACCTTAAAAAATATCACTCCGAATACCTCATATTCATTTCTACTTGATGAATCAAAAAAAATTCCTGACCCGGCATCTCTATGGCAGCCTGAGGGGATAAATTCCTACTCAACTGTATTTGATCATCATAAATTTGACTGGGAAGGAGACAATTTTTCCGGTCTGCCAATAAGCGAAATGATAATTTACGAAGCTCATGTCGGAACTTTTACTAAAGAAGGAACAATACGCGGCCTTATGTCCAAACTTGATCATCTGGTTGAGCTTGGAATAAACACATTGGAGCTTCTGCCCGTTGCACAGTTTGCTGGGCATCGCGGATGGGGAAATAAAACTATTTTTCCGTATGCTGTTCACAATAATTACGGAACGCCCGATGAATTAAAAGCTTTGGTTAGAGCAAGCCATGAGCGCGGAATAGCTGTAATTCTTGTAGTAGAATTTTGTCAGCATAACATTGTAAAAAACTTAAGCTCAGCTTTCGATTATTTTTTTTGTGACATACATACAACAACACAAGGGAAAGCTATTAATTTTGATGAGCAATATAGTTTCGGAGTTCGCGAATTCTATATCCAGTGCGCTCTATCATGGCTGCGCGACTTTCACATCGATGGATTGCGCATAAATAACGCAGAAACAATTTACGATCAAAGCCCAATGCATTTTCTGGAAGAAGTGTCTACACGGATCAGAAATTTTGAAAAAGCAAATAACAGAAAATGTGTTTTAATAATTAATGATCAACACAACTCCACACGCTCAATACAACCTATTGACAAAGGTGGATACGGCTTTGATGCTCTATGGGATGAAGATTTCCATCACGCCCTTCACTACAGGATAACAGGAGATATTAACGGGATTTTCCGAGACTATAAATATCCTGAAAAAATGGTATCAGCGATGCAATACGGATTCGCATATCGGGGAGAGTTTTCTGATTACAGAAAAAGAATCCATGGCTGCAATAATCAACAATTCTCAGGCAGCAATTTAATTATTTACTCCCAAAATCATGAACAAACTATCTGCACAGGACAAGAATGCAGAACAATCAGAAAAGAAGGATTTGAAGCGGCTAAACTAAGTGCCGGAGTCGTACTTCTCTCTCCCTACACGCCATTACTTTTCATGGGAGAAGAGTATGGAGAAACAGCACCATTCAATTATTTTTCAGACCATTCCACAGCTCCCAGCTTGAACAAAACATTGAGTAAACACTACCAGAATCTTGAATTTAGCCTTAAAAAACAGTTTGATCACAATGAAGCATCATCCTTCACCGCCAGTCAGTTGGATTGGAATAAAAAAGATTCTGAGCAGGGAACAGCCATGCTTAAGTTCTATAAGAAAATGTTACTTCTAAGAAAAGAGCACCCTGCACTAAAAGAGCCATGTCACAACAGATGCCAGGTTCAGGAGATTAAGCAAGGAGTTATCCTGATGCTCAGAAATCCTTCAACTTCTGATGAAAGGTACGCGGTAGTCATTTTTAATTTTAATAAAATAGCAATCTCGGAAAAACTTGAATCATATCTGCCGGCGGGACCATGGACACTTAAACTCTATAGCGGAGCTCGATCCTTCGAAGGTCACGGTGTACCTCTTGATAAAATTTTGTCACCAGCCAAACCACTTGAACTTGCTGCGCAATCTTTTGCATTATATTTTCATACCCCTGTGAACATATAA
- a CDS encoding GNAT family N-acyltransferase, whose product MVNEICSDLFKLRSPFEDPFRGALFSLLEKPLSSLLCLPKLNSMYKKASDEHYWKGEPDFIGKALDLLGVSSEISENELKKIPSSGGSVVVSNHPFGVVEGLVLIRALKTVRPDVKIMANFMLGLIPEMHEHLISVDPFGSKKSHSDNISGLKEAVKWVKSGGMLVVFPAGEVSNLKLNGGKVEDSAWSPTIGGIIKRTGANVVPVFFNGRNSFVFQLMGIIHPHLRTMLIPRENLNKQSDTVKFAVGSTVTGERLSSFETNQDLIEYLRFRTYSLKSRFKIKKKSNLPVFKKKLKPLCEKVSPNRIIAEINSLSIESKLAENNEFTVYEVHSAKCPFILRELGRLREKTFRTVGEGTGKPVDVDRFDNTFIHLVLWNHKNNEIAGAYRIARTDEQVEHYGMKGVYSDSFFRFTDDFFKSVTPALELGRSFIRPAYQKNYASLLMLWKGIAGYLSKNPKYRYLFGCVSITNDYKKISREYMADSLMRHHGRADLATMISPAKPLKFKKLKYWQKCLPQSAFSEPDDLEKVVQDIEGGQGIPVLIRHYLKIGGRIVGFNVDPDFSNSLDGLIVVDLLETSERSLAKFMGKEKSSCYLEYHKDLESARGKVNDEELSSKDIDRIAV is encoded by the coding sequence GTGGTTAATGAGATCTGTTCCGATCTGTTTAAATTGAGGTCACCTTTTGAGGATCCATTCAGAGGGGCTCTTTTTTCTTTATTAGAAAAACCATTATCAAGTTTGCTCTGTCTTCCTAAGTTAAATTCAATGTATAAAAAGGCTTCTGATGAGCATTACTGGAAAGGTGAGCCTGATTTTATAGGTAAGGCTCTTGATTTACTGGGAGTCTCCTCTGAAATTTCGGAGAATGAATTAAAAAAAATACCCAGTTCTGGTGGATCTGTAGTTGTATCAAATCATCCATTTGGAGTTGTTGAGGGTCTGGTTCTCATCAGAGCTCTTAAAACAGTACGACCAGATGTTAAAATTATGGCTAATTTTATGCTTGGCCTTATTCCTGAGATGCATGAACATCTGATTTCAGTTGATCCATTCGGAAGTAAAAAATCGCATAGTGATAATATTTCCGGCTTGAAGGAAGCTGTTAAGTGGGTAAAGTCTGGTGGTATGCTCGTTGTTTTTCCGGCAGGAGAAGTTTCAAACTTAAAACTCAATGGAGGAAAAGTTGAAGATTCTGCTTGGAGTCCAACCATTGGCGGAATAATTAAAAGGACAGGAGCAAATGTAGTACCTGTTTTCTTTAATGGTCGTAACAGTTTTGTATTTCAACTTATGGGAATTATCCATCCACACCTGCGGACTATGCTGATTCCCCGCGAAAATCTTAATAAACAGTCTGATACTGTAAAATTTGCGGTTGGAAGTACTGTTACAGGAGAGCGGTTATCATCGTTTGAGACAAATCAAGACTTGATTGAGTATCTAAGGTTCAGAACATACTCACTCAAATCACGCTTTAAAATTAAGAAAAAATCTAATCTTCCGGTATTTAAAAAGAAACTTAAACCTTTGTGTGAGAAAGTTTCACCGAATAGAATTATTGCAGAAATTAATTCACTTTCAATTGAAAGTAAGCTTGCTGAAAATAATGAGTTTACAGTCTATGAAGTTCATTCGGCAAAATGCCCGTTTATATTGCGTGAGCTTGGAAGATTGCGTGAGAAGACATTTCGCACAGTTGGTGAAGGAACTGGAAAGCCTGTTGATGTTGATAGGTTTGATAATACTTTCATTCATCTAGTGCTTTGGAATCATAAAAATAATGAAATTGCAGGGGCATATCGCATCGCCCGTACAGATGAGCAGGTTGAGCATTATGGAATGAAGGGTGTCTACAGCGATTCATTTTTTAGATTTACGGATGATTTTTTTAAAAGTGTAACTCCGGCTCTTGAGCTTGGTCGTTCGTTTATACGGCCTGCGTATCAGAAAAATTATGCGTCTCTTTTGATGCTTTGGAAAGGAATTGCCGGATATTTATCCAAGAATCCCAAATATCGTTACTTATTCGGATGCGTCAGCATTACAAATGATTACAAAAAAATATCACGAGAATACATGGCGGATTCACTTATGCGTCATCATGGCAGAGCTGATCTTGCAACAATGATCTCACCTGCCAAGCCTTTAAAGTTTAAAAAACTTAAGTACTGGCAGAAATGTCTGCCGCAGTCGGCTTTTTCCGAACCGGATGATCTGGAAAAAGTTGTGCAGGATATTGAAGGGGGGCAAGGTATTCCTGTCCTGATTCGCCATTATTTGAAGATAGGTGGAAGGATTGTAGGATTCAATGTTGATCCTGATTTCAGTAACTCGCTTGACGGGCTTATTGTTGTCGATCTGCTTGAAACCTCCGAGAGAAGCCTAGCTAAGTTTATGGGCAAAGAAAAATCCAGCTGTTATCTGGAGTACCACAAAGATTTAGAATCAGCGCGGGGTAAGGTTAATGATGAAGAGTTGAGTTCCAAAGATATTGATCGAATCGCAGTCTGA